A window of Notolabrus celidotus isolate fNotCel1 chromosome 11, fNotCel1.pri, whole genome shotgun sequence contains these coding sequences:
- the sox18 gene encoding transcription factor SOX-1: MNLAKPSLSRETLLHGGRMSHGGPWASGTPSPASDSDMGFEQNLSGDCSSPEGLGAGSVRRTEQRISLTSSSGGQSPDLTQAGGASAGSGDGKAMGGEQRIRRPMNAFMVWAKDERKRLALQNPDLHNAVLSKMLGQSWKALSATDKRPFVEEAERLRVQHLQDHPNYKYRPRRKKTTKKLKRVEPGLLLHSLAQGGASGLGIGSLGADGGSPYGHPGAHPSHHHHSHHLMAPLGHFRDLQASGHPELESYGLPTPEMSPLDILDEGAGESVFFPQHMQEESGMGGWSGYHHHLHHHNQHYSHSYNNHGHHNSIHGAGTYGQSSGMSVGASLGTSLNSSLSPGRSSRVDSRMGSVESNMTSRLNPGHHIALRSPVKPQSDSSSPVSYPQPPISISEPIKSQQMPHQTTASVGYFGQMYGSSTPNAGYYMPSQLGQLSPPPETSTSSCSSSSIPPSSFPPSLHLEPSNHESPGHLGASTAEFWSEVDRHEFDQYFNVGRNREEAYGRCGSGSKVANGRGGSIVGSGMNTGVINRDVSGILSSAGGCDESSSPLISALSDASSAVYYSACITG; encoded by the exons ATGAATTTAGCCAAGCCCAGTTTGTCTAGAGAGACTCTTCTGCATGGAGGCCGGATGTCCCACGGAGGCCCCTGGGCGTCCGGGACCCCGAGCCCTGCCTCTGATTCCGACATGGGATTCGAGCAGAATCTCTCAGGGGACTGCAGCTCTCCCGAAGGCCTCGGAGCAGGGAGCGTGAGGAGGACCGAACAGAGGATTTCTCTCACGTCCAGCTCAGGAGGACAGAGCCCGGACCTGACCCAGGCAGGAGGAGCGTCAGCGGGCTCAGGTGATGGGAAGGCCATGGGGGGCGAGCAGAGGATCCGGAGGCCCATGAACGCCTTCATGGTGTGGGCGAAGGATGAGAGGAAGCGGCTGGCCCTGCAGAATCCTGACCTGCACAACGCCGTGCTCAGCAAGATGCTCG GTCAGTCATGGAAAGCCCTGAGTGCTACAGACAAGCGACCCTTTGTAGAAGAAGCAGAGCGCCTCCGTGTCCAGCACCTCCAGGATCACCCCAACTACAAGTACCGGCCTCGTCGTAAGAAGACCACCAAGAAGCTGAAGCGTGTTGAACCAGGGCTTCTGCTTCACAGCCTAGCCCAAGGTGGTGCCTCAGGTCTTGGCATCGGCTCGTTGGGTGCAGATGGTGGCTCTCCTTATGGACACCCAGGTGCCCACCCTTCGCATCACCACCACTCCCACCATCTCATGGCTCCTCTTGGACACTTCAGGGACCTTCAAGCCTCAGGACACCCAGAGCTGGAGAGCTACGGCCTGCCCACTCCGGAGATGTCCCCTTTGGATATTCTGGATGAAGGAGCTGGGGAATCTGTGTTTTTCCCCCAGCACATGCAGGAGGAGTCCGGGATGGGAGGTTGGAGTGGATACCACCACCACCTTCACCATCATAACCAGCATTATAGCCACAGTTACAACAACCATGGCCACCACAACTCCATACATGGTGCAGGGACATACGGTCAGAGTTCAGGAATGAGTGTTGGTGCAAGTCTAGGCACAAGTTTGAACTCTAGTTTGAGTCCAGGTAGAAGTTCCAGAGTTGACTCTAGAATGGGTTCTGTTGAGTCAAACATGACCTCCAGGTTAAACCCCGGTCACCACATTGCCTTGAGAAGCCCTGTAAAGCCCCAGTCTGACTCCTCATCCCCTGTCTCCTACCCCCAGCCCCCCATCAGCATCTCTGAGCCAATCAAATCTCAACAAATGCCACATCAAACCACCGCAAGTGTCGGCTACTTCGGCCAAATGTACGGCAGCAGTACCCCCAATGCAGGGTACTACATGCCCTCTCAGCTGGGGCAGCTCTCACCCCCTCCTGAAACTTCTACTTCCTCTTGCTcatcctcctccatccctccatcaagcttccctccctctctgcactTAGAGCCTTCAAACCATGAGTCCCCTGGGCACTTAGGGGCTTCCACAGCTGAGTTTTGGTCCGAGGTGGACAGGCATGAgtttgaccagtattttaacGTGGGACGGAATCGGGAGGAGGCTTACGGACGCTGTGGGAGCGGGTCCAAAGTTGCAAATGGGCGTGGTGGTAGCATTGTAGGCAGTGGCATGAATACTGGTGTTATTAACAGGGATGTCAGCGGGATTCTGAGCAGTGCTGGTGGTTGTGATGAATCTAGCAGCCCTCTTATATCTGCTCTTTCTGATGCCAGCAGTGCCGTCTATTACAGCGCCTGTATAACTGGATAA